Proteins found in one Oncorhynchus mykiss isolate Arlee chromosome 3, USDA_OmykA_1.1, whole genome shotgun sequence genomic segment:
- the LOC110535663 gene encoding cadherin-17 isoform X2 translates to MAHPTMHLLLLSLLIATAAGKGLEKGPLENKVLDIPEGTPVPYALYQFQSSHLEVDGFRLTGETEGKISISEDGWLYLEQTLDWAHTQTHTLELEALVGSEPVEGPVIITINVLDVNNHAPSFNQTDYIGIVRERTPAGVPFARVFATDLDDPESPNAHLSYTLVSQIPNRDNTLFFEINSNTGEISTTAEGERLLKARESVIHSRGGDFSDSLKKRFDDYCTPTGDIPYELNPFYSCVQRAESRRLNPLEDPDFTLIVRVEDMGGESVNALNGNTRVKIVVQENLWVNPGPINLREQLKGIYPMPIGKVQSNDPSAFYRLVQKERELTFPFNVTEEGDILLTEELDREDKAMYILVVFAEDSYGNQVDPPLEVQVVVDDVNDNAPICEEELSVFEVQENEPTGSPVGHLMVHDADDDNTPNALLSYSLVTQTPSSVFTIDGISGRIQTKQMLQRRDATEYHLTVRVNDPGFSTECKVLIKVIDINNELPIFEMNDYGSHNLSEDTALGHTLLTVKATDADDPGTGSSRIEFHITAGNEDGVFAMETDDNGEGRLVVAKPLNYETASSYKLQIDARNPEPLVSGLEYGAESSAVVLVAISDVDEAPVFDMDILDVTVPEDTKEGATLLKIDAKDPEGKEILFKMEGDTKGWLEIDPATGEIKIKNKAVLDREMVEAFQFTVVAFEKANPELSSEREVSVRLLDVNDNVPKLTENQAFICVKKPQPIVLTALDADADPFGAPFTFSLAQGKKSPNWDLSAVDGTSAKLTLKKSPSEDKTFLIPINIKDNAGMGITQKFEVRVCNCTELGYCFTEPGVHAGVLGMPTTIGILAGTVGFIALVLIIAFHRIKKDNQKKALLGETDAIL, encoded by the exons ATGGCACATCCCACAATGCACCTGCTGCTGCTCAGCCTCCTCATCGCCACC GCTGCTGGGAAAGGCCTGGAGAAGGGACCACTGGAGAACAAGGTTCTAGACATACCAGAGGGGACACCTGTACCCTACGCCCtctaccag TTCCAATCGTCCCACCTCGAGGTTGATGGGTTCAGATTGACAGGAGAGACTGAAGGAAAGATCAGCATCTCAGAGGACGGCTGGCTCTACCTGGAACAGACCCTGGACTGggcccacacacagacacatactctggag ctgGAGGCCTTAGTGGGTTCAGAACCAGTAGAAGGTCCagtcatcatcaccatcaacgTGTTGGATGTCAACAACCACGCCCCGTCCTTCAACCAGACTGACTACATCGGCATCGTCAGGGAACGTACCCCCGcag gtgtTCCATTTGCGCGTGTGTTTGCTACTGACCTGGACGACCCAGAGTCTCCCAACGCCCATCTGAGTTACACCCTGGTCTCCCAGATCCCCAACAGAGACAACACCTTGTTCTTCGAGATCAACAGCAACACAGGAGAGATTTCTACTACTGCCgagg GAGAGCGTCTGCTGAAGGCCAGAGAAAGTGTTATTCATTCCAGAGGAGGGGACTTCAGTGATTCTCTGAAGAAGAGGTTTGATGACTACTGCACCCCCACAGGGGACATCCCTTATGAACTCAACCCCTTCTACAGCTGTGTGCAGAGAGCAG AGTCTCGGAGGCTGAACCCTCTGGAAGACCCAGACTTCACGCTGATTGTTCGTGTGGAGGACATGGGCGGGGAGTCGGTGAACGCTCTCAACGGTAACACGAGGGTTAAAATTGTCGTGCAGGAGAACCTGTGGGTCAATCCTGGACCGATCAACCTCAGAGAACAGTTGAAAGGGATATACCCCATGCCCATCGGCAAG GTCCAGTCTAATGATCCCAGTGCCTTCTACAGGCTGGTACAGAAAGAACGGGAGCTGACGTTCCCCTTCAATGTCACGGAGGAAGGAGACATTCTGCTGACTGAGGAGCTGGACAGAGAGGACAAGGCCATG tacatCCTGGTGGTGTTTGCTGAGGATAGCTATGGTAACCAGGTAGACCCTCCCCTGGAAGTGCAGGTGGTGGTGGACGATGTGAATGATAACGCTCCAATCTGTGAGGAGGAACTCAGTGTGTTTGAAGTGCAGGAGAACGAACCCACAG GCAGCCCAGTCGGACATCTGATGGTGCATGATGCTGATGATGACAACACACCCAACGCACTGCTCTCCTATTCATTGGTGACCCAAACCCCTTCCTCCGTCTTTACCATCGATGGCATCAGCGGCCGCATCCAGACCAAGCAGATGCTCCAACGCAGAGATGCAACAGAGTACCACCTCACTGTCAGAGTAAACGACCcag GTTTCAGCACAGAATGTAAGGTCCTCATCAAGGTTATCGACATCAACAATGAGCTGCCCATCTTCGAGATGAATGAC tatgGTAGTCACAACCTGTCTGAAGACACAGCTCTAGGCCACACCCTCCTGACAGTGAAAGCCACAGACGCTGACGACCCTGGAACAGGAAGCTCCCGCATCGAGTTCCACATAACCGCTGGCAACGAAGATGGAGTTTTCGCCATGGAGACAGACGACAATGGGGAGGGCAGGCTTGTTGTTGCTAAG CCTCTGAACTATGAGACTGCTTCCTCCTATAAGCTACAGATTGATGCTCGTAACCCAGAGCCGCTGGTGAGCGGTCTCGAGTACGGCGCTGAGTCGTCCGCCGTGGTCTTGGTGGCGATCAGTGACGTTGATGAGGCTCCAGTGTTTGACATGGACATTCTGGATGTCACGGTGCCAGAGGACACCAAGGAGGGAGCTACGCTGCTCAAAATAGACGCCAAGGACCCAGAGGGAAAAGAGATACT gtTCAAGATGGAGGGAGACACTAAGGGTTGGTTGGAGATTGATCCTGCTACTGGAGAGATAAAGATAAAGAATAAAGCTgtgctggacagagagatggtggaggCCTTCCAATTTACTGTTGTCGCCTTCGAGAAAG CCAATCCAGAGCTGTCCTCAGAGCGCGAGGTGTCTGTGAGGCTGCTGGATGTGAATGACAATGTCCCCAAGCTGACAGAGAACCAGGCCTTCATCTGTGTGAAGAAGCCCCAGCCTATAGTCCTGACGGCCCTGGACGCGGACGCAGACCCCTTCGGAGCACCTTTCACATTCAGCCTGGCCCAGGGCAAGAAGTCGCCCAACTGGGACCTAAGCGCTGTGGACG GTACGTCTGCTAAACTGACCCTGAAGAAATCTCCCAGCGAGGACAAAACCTTCCTAATCCCCATCAACATCAAAGACAACGCTGGCATGGGCATCACACAGAAGTTTGAGG TGCGAGTGTGTAACTGCACAGAGCTGGGATACTGTTTCACCGAGCCGGGCGTTCATGCAGGGGTGTTAGGAATGCCCACCACCATCGGAATCCTGGCTGGAACTGTCGGATTCATCG CCCTGGTCCTGATCATCGCTTTCCATCGTATAAAGAAGGACAACCAGAAGAAAGCCTTGCTGGGAGAAACGGACGCCATTCTCTAG
- the LOC110535663 gene encoding cadherin-17 isoform X1, producing MIRFNKVLHVNVELTFDQAGWGSSDHTTVEGVKRELLSKLIMAHPTMHLLLLSLLIATAAGKGLEKGPLENKVLDIPEGTPVPYALYQFQSSHLEVDGFRLTGETEGKISISEDGWLYLEQTLDWAHTQTHTLELEALVGSEPVEGPVIITINVLDVNNHAPSFNQTDYIGIVRERTPAGVPFARVFATDLDDPESPNAHLSYTLVSQIPNRDNTLFFEINSNTGEISTTAEGERLLKARESVIHSRGGDFSDSLKKRFDDYCTPTGDIPYELNPFYSCVQRAESRRLNPLEDPDFTLIVRVEDMGGESVNALNGNTRVKIVVQENLWVNPGPINLREQLKGIYPMPIGKVQSNDPSAFYRLVQKERELTFPFNVTEEGDILLTEELDREDKAMYILVVFAEDSYGNQVDPPLEVQVVVDDVNDNAPICEEELSVFEVQENEPTGSPVGHLMVHDADDDNTPNALLSYSLVTQTPSSVFTIDGISGRIQTKQMLQRRDATEYHLTVRVNDPGFSTECKVLIKVIDINNELPIFEMNDYGSHNLSEDTALGHTLLTVKATDADDPGTGSSRIEFHITAGNEDGVFAMETDDNGEGRLVVAKPLNYETASSYKLQIDARNPEPLVSGLEYGAESSAVVLVAISDVDEAPVFDMDILDVTVPEDTKEGATLLKIDAKDPEGKEILFKMEGDTKGWLEIDPATGEIKIKNKAVLDREMVEAFQFTVVAFEKANPELSSEREVSVRLLDVNDNVPKLTENQAFICVKKPQPIVLTALDADADPFGAPFTFSLAQGKKSPNWDLSAVDGTSAKLTLKKSPSEDKTFLIPINIKDNAGMGITQKFEVRVCNCTELGYCFTEPGVHAGVLGMPTTIGILAGTVGFIALVLIIAFHRIKKDNQKKALLGETDAIL from the exons CTCATCATGGCACATCCCACAATGCACCTGCTGCTGCTCAGCCTCCTCATCGCCACC GCTGCTGGGAAAGGCCTGGAGAAGGGACCACTGGAGAACAAGGTTCTAGACATACCAGAGGGGACACCTGTACCCTACGCCCtctaccag TTCCAATCGTCCCACCTCGAGGTTGATGGGTTCAGATTGACAGGAGAGACTGAAGGAAAGATCAGCATCTCAGAGGACGGCTGGCTCTACCTGGAACAGACCCTGGACTGggcccacacacagacacatactctggag ctgGAGGCCTTAGTGGGTTCAGAACCAGTAGAAGGTCCagtcatcatcaccatcaacgTGTTGGATGTCAACAACCACGCCCCGTCCTTCAACCAGACTGACTACATCGGCATCGTCAGGGAACGTACCCCCGcag gtgtTCCATTTGCGCGTGTGTTTGCTACTGACCTGGACGACCCAGAGTCTCCCAACGCCCATCTGAGTTACACCCTGGTCTCCCAGATCCCCAACAGAGACAACACCTTGTTCTTCGAGATCAACAGCAACACAGGAGAGATTTCTACTACTGCCgagg GAGAGCGTCTGCTGAAGGCCAGAGAAAGTGTTATTCATTCCAGAGGAGGGGACTTCAGTGATTCTCTGAAGAAGAGGTTTGATGACTACTGCACCCCCACAGGGGACATCCCTTATGAACTCAACCCCTTCTACAGCTGTGTGCAGAGAGCAG AGTCTCGGAGGCTGAACCCTCTGGAAGACCCAGACTTCACGCTGATTGTTCGTGTGGAGGACATGGGCGGGGAGTCGGTGAACGCTCTCAACGGTAACACGAGGGTTAAAATTGTCGTGCAGGAGAACCTGTGGGTCAATCCTGGACCGATCAACCTCAGAGAACAGTTGAAAGGGATATACCCCATGCCCATCGGCAAG GTCCAGTCTAATGATCCCAGTGCCTTCTACAGGCTGGTACAGAAAGAACGGGAGCTGACGTTCCCCTTCAATGTCACGGAGGAAGGAGACATTCTGCTGACTGAGGAGCTGGACAGAGAGGACAAGGCCATG tacatCCTGGTGGTGTTTGCTGAGGATAGCTATGGTAACCAGGTAGACCCTCCCCTGGAAGTGCAGGTGGTGGTGGACGATGTGAATGATAACGCTCCAATCTGTGAGGAGGAACTCAGTGTGTTTGAAGTGCAGGAGAACGAACCCACAG GCAGCCCAGTCGGACATCTGATGGTGCATGATGCTGATGATGACAACACACCCAACGCACTGCTCTCCTATTCATTGGTGACCCAAACCCCTTCCTCCGTCTTTACCATCGATGGCATCAGCGGCCGCATCCAGACCAAGCAGATGCTCCAACGCAGAGATGCAACAGAGTACCACCTCACTGTCAGAGTAAACGACCcag GTTTCAGCACAGAATGTAAGGTCCTCATCAAGGTTATCGACATCAACAATGAGCTGCCCATCTTCGAGATGAATGAC tatgGTAGTCACAACCTGTCTGAAGACACAGCTCTAGGCCACACCCTCCTGACAGTGAAAGCCACAGACGCTGACGACCCTGGAACAGGAAGCTCCCGCATCGAGTTCCACATAACCGCTGGCAACGAAGATGGAGTTTTCGCCATGGAGACAGACGACAATGGGGAGGGCAGGCTTGTTGTTGCTAAG CCTCTGAACTATGAGACTGCTTCCTCCTATAAGCTACAGATTGATGCTCGTAACCCAGAGCCGCTGGTGAGCGGTCTCGAGTACGGCGCTGAGTCGTCCGCCGTGGTCTTGGTGGCGATCAGTGACGTTGATGAGGCTCCAGTGTTTGACATGGACATTCTGGATGTCACGGTGCCAGAGGACACCAAGGAGGGAGCTACGCTGCTCAAAATAGACGCCAAGGACCCAGAGGGAAAAGAGATACT gtTCAAGATGGAGGGAGACACTAAGGGTTGGTTGGAGATTGATCCTGCTACTGGAGAGATAAAGATAAAGAATAAAGCTgtgctggacagagagatggtggaggCCTTCCAATTTACTGTTGTCGCCTTCGAGAAAG CCAATCCAGAGCTGTCCTCAGAGCGCGAGGTGTCTGTGAGGCTGCTGGATGTGAATGACAATGTCCCCAAGCTGACAGAGAACCAGGCCTTCATCTGTGTGAAGAAGCCCCAGCCTATAGTCCTGACGGCCCTGGACGCGGACGCAGACCCCTTCGGAGCACCTTTCACATTCAGCCTGGCCCAGGGCAAGAAGTCGCCCAACTGGGACCTAAGCGCTGTGGACG GTACGTCTGCTAAACTGACCCTGAAGAAATCTCCCAGCGAGGACAAAACCTTCCTAATCCCCATCAACATCAAAGACAACGCTGGCATGGGCATCACACAGAAGTTTGAGG TGCGAGTGTGTAACTGCACAGAGCTGGGATACTGTTTCACCGAGCCGGGCGTTCATGCAGGGGTGTTAGGAATGCCCACCACCATCGGAATCCTGGCTGGAACTGTCGGATTCATCG CCCTGGTCCTGATCATCGCTTTCCATCGTATAAAGAAGGACAACCAGAAGAAAGCCTTGCTGGGAGAAACGGACGCCATTCTCTAG